The following are encoded in a window of Hyalangium minutum genomic DNA:
- a CDS encoding DUF1254 domain-containing protein, giving the protein MATSADLDLETAYEIGCEGYTYLYPIVLMDVTRRQMTNVKEIDLPTWRSPANVFMNNPTFPGPEDRTVVRPNFDTLYSSAWLDLVREPMVIKVPASDGRYYLLPMLDMWTDVLASPGPRTTGTAAQEFVIVGPGWSGTINPALNLQRIDASTPYVWIIGRTQCNGESDYASVHEFQNGLQIIPYSAYEAGQPPPPPIGSDTDDISLEEPLVIVEKMTPEAFFAYGADLMRQNPAHFNDYPILARLARAGFVAGQPFDLNAAPAAVQDAFRRAAPDALARMKEKQLTLTPLTNGWVYPNEMMGTYGTSYLRRAIIALIGLGANLPEDAIYPTAYVDSMSTALDSAERYTLRFEANSLPPVNAFWSVTLYDEQGFQVPNAINRFSLGTRNNLAESDGYVTLYVERSMDEADPRRSNWLPAPQQGVFNLTLRLYSPKQEAINADWHPPAISRAT; this is encoded by the coding sequence ATGGCGACAAGCGCTGATTTGGACTTAGAGACTGCATACGAGATCGGCTGCGAGGGATACACATATCTCTATCCCATCGTGTTGATGGACGTGACGCGCCGGCAGATGACGAACGTCAAGGAGATCGACCTCCCCACCTGGCGAAGCCCGGCCAACGTGTTCATGAATAACCCGACCTTCCCGGGGCCGGAAGACCGCACCGTGGTGCGACCCAACTTCGACACGCTCTATTCGAGTGCGTGGCTCGATCTCGTGCGCGAGCCCATGGTCATCAAGGTCCCTGCGTCCGATGGGCGCTACTACCTCTTGCCCATGCTCGACATGTGGACGGACGTCCTCGCCAGCCCCGGCCCCCGCACGACGGGGACCGCAGCCCAGGAGTTCGTCATCGTCGGCCCGGGGTGGAGCGGGACGATCAACCCGGCCCTGAACCTGCAACGGATCGACGCGTCGACGCCGTATGTCTGGATCATCGGACGAACGCAGTGCAACGGTGAATCGGACTACGCCAGCGTGCACGAGTTCCAGAATGGCCTCCAGATCATCCCTTACTCCGCCTACGAGGCCGGGCAGCCGCCGCCGCCGCCCATCGGGTCAGACACCGATGACATCAGCCTCGAAGAGCCGTTGGTGATCGTAGAGAAGATGACGCCCGAGGCGTTCTTCGCCTATGGCGCGGACCTGATGCGCCAGAATCCAGCGCACTTCAATGACTACCCCATCCTCGCGCGTCTGGCGCGGGCAGGCTTCGTGGCGGGCCAGCCGTTCGACCTGAACGCAGCCCCTGCGGCGGTGCAAGACGCCTTCAGGAGAGCGGCCCCCGATGCCCTCGCCCGGATGAAGGAGAAGCAACTCACCCTCACGCCGCTGACGAATGGCTGGGTATACCCGAACGAGATGATGGGGACCTACGGGACGAGCTACCTCCGCCGCGCGATCATTGCCCTGATCGGACTGGGAGCGAATCTCCCGGAGGACGCAATCTACCCGACCGCCTACGTGGATTCCATGAGCACCGCGCTGGACAGCGCCGAGCGTTACACGCTGCGCTTCGAGGCCAACAGCCTGCCACCGGTGAACGCCTTCTGGTCCGTGACGCTGTACGACGAGCAGGGATTCCAGGTCCCGAACGCCATCAACCGCTTCTCGCTGGGCACGCGAAACAACCTGGCCGAGTCCGATGGCTACGTGACGTTGTACGTCGAGCGCTCCATGGACGAGGCCGATCCGAGGCGGTCGAACTGGCTGCCGGCACCACAGCAGGGCGTGTTCAACCTCACCCTGAGGCTGTACTCGCCGAAGCAGGAGGCGATCAATGCAGATTGGCACCCGCCCGCGATCTCGCGAGCGACGTGA
- a CDS encoding PHB depolymerase family esterase, whose protein sequence is MRVSRVPVEMRWLVAAVAVVTGCGPEESLEEREAPSLATQRAGLTQVTSFGTNPGNLNMYKYVPAGVPANAPLVVALHGCSQTATAYEGAGWNKLADLKGFYVLYPEQKSANNSSGCFNWFEVGDIARGQGEALSIKQMVDKMKADHSIDSSRVFITGLSAGAAMTGVMAAAYPDVFSGAAIMAGIPYKCATSMTGGFSCMSPGTDKTPAQWGDLVRGAYSGYAGPWPKISIWHGTSDFTVKTMNATEQMEQWTNVHGIDQTADVSETVAGFPHKVYKDGAGVARVETYELTGMGHGTAVDPQFSFPGSAVGCGTAGSYILDVNICSTWYAASFFGLASGGGGGGDTTAPTVNVTAPASGATVSSTVTITASASDAVGVSRVEFFVDGALVGTDTASPYSFAWNSASVANGSHALMAKAYDAAGNVGTDNDTSVTVSNTGGSTTTTVTFNSISAEDGYVKANADGSSPALGTLTSLAVGRGTDGKQNRTLLSFDTSSLPDTAVVVRAYVKVTWSSGMGDPWSNPAGNTLLVDVKNGTFGAAGTETTDFTAAPTASGVASIAQFSTGSKTSSDFSSAGLSSINSTGRTQLKLRFSVDPSTTQYAFFTEGAGAVLTVEYQ, encoded by the coding sequence ATGCGCGTATCGAGAGTCCCGGTAGAGATGCGGTGGCTGGTGGCGGCAGTGGCGGTGGTGACGGGCTGTGGTCCCGAGGAGTCCCTGGAGGAGCGGGAGGCGCCTTCGCTGGCCACCCAGCGCGCGGGGCTGACGCAGGTGACGAGCTTTGGCACCAACCCTGGCAACCTGAACATGTACAAGTATGTGCCGGCTGGGGTGCCCGCCAACGCGCCGCTGGTGGTGGCGCTGCACGGCTGTTCGCAGACCGCCACCGCCTACGAGGGCGCCGGGTGGAACAAGCTGGCGGACCTGAAGGGCTTCTACGTGCTCTACCCGGAGCAGAAGAGCGCCAACAACTCCTCCGGCTGCTTCAACTGGTTCGAGGTGGGGGACATTGCCCGCGGTCAGGGCGAGGCGCTGTCCATCAAGCAGATGGTGGACAAGATGAAGGCGGATCACTCCATCGACAGCTCGCGCGTGTTCATTACGGGCCTGTCCGCGGGCGCGGCGATGACCGGCGTGATGGCGGCCGCCTATCCGGACGTCTTCTCCGGAGCGGCCATCATGGCGGGCATCCCCTATAAGTGTGCCACGTCGATGACGGGCGGCTTCAGCTGTATGAGCCCGGGCACGGACAAGACGCCCGCCCAGTGGGGTGATTTGGTGCGCGGCGCCTACTCGGGCTACGCGGGGCCCTGGCCGAAGATCTCCATCTGGCACGGCACCTCGGACTTCACCGTGAAGACGATGAACGCCACCGAGCAGATGGAGCAGTGGACGAACGTGCACGGCATCGACCAGACGGCGGACGTGAGCGAGACGGTGGCTGGCTTCCCCCACAAGGTCTACAAGGACGGCGCGGGCGTGGCGCGCGTGGAGACGTACGAACTGACGGGCATGGGGCACGGCACGGCGGTGGATCCGCAGTTCTCCTTCCCCGGCTCGGCGGTGGGGTGTGGCACGGCGGGCTCGTACATCCTGGATGTGAACATCTGCTCCACGTGGTACGCGGCGAGCTTCTTCGGCCTGGCCTCGGGAGGCGGGGGAGGCGGGGACACCACGGCCCCCACCGTCAACGTGACGGCGCCGGCCAGCGGGGCCACCGTGAGCAGCACCGTGACGATCACCGCCAGTGCCTCGGATGCCGTGGGGGTGAGCCGGGTGGAGTTCTTCGTGGACGGCGCGCTGGTGGGCACCGACACGGCTTCGCCCTATTCCTTCGCGTGGAACTCGGCCTCGGTGGCCAATGGCAGCCACGCGCTGATGGCCAAGGCCTATGACGCCGCAGGCAACGTGGGCACCGACAATGACACCTCCGTGACGGTGAGCAACACGGGCGGGTCGACGACCACGACGGTGACCTTCAACAGCATCTCCGCCGAGGATGGGTACGTGAAGGCCAACGCGGACGGCAGCTCGCCCGCACTGGGCACCTTGACCAGCTTGGCGGTGGGCCGCGGGACGGACGGCAAGCAGAACCGGACGCTGTTGTCCTTCGACACCTCCTCGCTGCCGGACACGGCGGTGGTGGTGCGGGCCTATGTGAAGGTGACGTGGTCCTCGGGCATGGGAGACCCCTGGAGCAACCCCGCGGGTAACACCCTGCTGGTGGACGTGAAGAACGGCACCTTTGGCGCGGCGGGCACGGAGACCACGGACTTCACGGCCGCGCCCACGGCGAGCGGCGTGGCGAGCATCGCGCAGTTCTCCACGGGCTCGAAGACGTCCTCGGACTTCAGCTCCGCGGGGCTGTCCTCGATCAACAGCACCGGCCGCACGCAGCTCAAGCTGCGCTTCTCGGTGGACCCGAGCACCACCCAGTACGCCTTCTTCACCGAGGGCGCGGGCGCCGTGCTGACGGTGGAGTACCAGTAG
- a CDS encoding lipoxygenase family protein, with translation MVLAAFRRLLASLGLAAREAEPDLLDPEELTRWYTSLTPEERMAVSRELAPRVRRPQAVRDPATLPAVAVGRLVFEQDGPQGPLPLHHLKIELWDRDPGSPDDYLGEGFTDSEGRFEIRYDPADAGMGDLPDLELRFFEPQHTFRKDGRVVESWRRIGSERGPDDHGGLFYDFGTLRLPYWEYDPAAPLARLLVTEEGTPPTAYAPGRSMAMLKAVAPIELVKRQHLLRVRLGHAPSLAEVQADYPESTTMRLERQSPGSTRSDAYFGERLLNGMFSTILDRDPEVSGDPHAFRLYFPWNAYEQDGIHCLPDVDVRLRLVEGRLMPMRIILGLREMGAKAAHSPVTRQTFTPSDGAQWEAAKRMARVSATLDTELGNHLGQCHLNVEQYAIAAHRNLRRNPLRWLLMPHLREVVLINHSASSFLVGPHGYITRASALTERGVETRLQHLLGSYDWRGFAPAAPVCEGHRYGHAAQLFWRLLGEHIDAFFAEHGSAVEAHWLEVRRLSDELVAHSVPAFVCRYLRARIAGKDAPWFVRSERMNLDEKAADPAPKAISPVTQTDVPQPGELEALKQLCRYVIYFATFRHAWANNLQWEDAGEVLYSCLGLRWGKEGILVGEDDAEVAPAPDRATEMLWISWMLSKTNYGFIVANEESDVHPRLAELLRSHAANFAAWGLDIGTVSSRINI, from the coding sequence ATGGTGCTTGCCGCATTCCGCCGCCTGCTCGCTTCCTTGGGCCTTGCGGCTCGAGAGGCCGAGCCAGACCTCCTCGATCCCGAAGAGCTGACCCGGTGGTACACGAGCCTGACGCCCGAGGAACGGATGGCCGTCAGCCGCGAGCTGGCGCCACGCGTGCGCCGTCCTCAGGCCGTCCGGGATCCCGCGACCTTGCCTGCCGTCGCCGTGGGCCGCCTCGTCTTCGAGCAGGACGGTCCCCAAGGCCCCCTCCCGCTGCACCACCTCAAGATCGAGCTGTGGGACCGGGACCCGGGCTCTCCCGACGACTACCTGGGCGAGGGCTTCACGGACAGCGAGGGGCGCTTCGAGATCCGCTACGACCCCGCCGATGCAGGGATGGGCGATCTGCCGGATCTCGAGCTCCGCTTCTTCGAGCCCCAGCACACCTTCCGCAAGGATGGGCGGGTGGTGGAGAGCTGGCGGCGCATCGGCTCGGAGCGAGGCCCCGACGACCACGGCGGACTCTTCTACGACTTCGGCACCCTGCGGCTGCCCTACTGGGAATACGACCCAGCGGCGCCGCTGGCCCGGCTGCTCGTCACCGAGGAGGGCACGCCCCCGACGGCGTACGCCCCGGGGCGCTCGATGGCGATGCTCAAGGCCGTGGCGCCCATCGAGCTCGTGAAGCGGCAGCACCTGCTCCGGGTCCGCCTGGGGCACGCGCCCAGCCTGGCGGAGGTGCAGGCCGACTACCCTGAGAGCACCACCATGCGCCTGGAGCGGCAGTCTCCGGGCTCCACGCGCAGTGACGCCTACTTCGGCGAGCGCCTGCTCAACGGCATGTTCTCGACGATCCTGGACCGGGATCCCGAAGTCTCCGGCGATCCACACGCCTTCCGGCTCTACTTCCCCTGGAACGCCTACGAGCAGGACGGCATCCACTGTCTCCCGGACGTGGACGTGCGGCTGCGGCTGGTGGAGGGGCGCTTGATGCCCATGCGCATCATCCTGGGGCTGCGGGAGATGGGAGCCAAGGCTGCCCACTCACCCGTGACGCGCCAGACCTTCACGCCCTCGGATGGCGCCCAGTGGGAGGCCGCCAAGCGGATGGCGCGGGTGAGCGCCACGCTGGACACGGAGCTGGGCAACCACCTGGGGCAGTGCCACCTCAACGTCGAGCAGTACGCCATCGCCGCGCACCGCAACCTGCGGCGGAACCCGCTGCGCTGGCTGCTCATGCCTCACCTGCGTGAAGTGGTGCTGATCAACCACTCCGCGAGCAGCTTCCTGGTCGGACCCCATGGCTACATCACCCGCGCCAGCGCGTTGACGGAGCGGGGCGTGGAGACGCGGCTCCAGCATCTGCTGGGCAGCTATGACTGGCGGGGCTTCGCGCCCGCGGCGCCCGTGTGCGAGGGGCACCGCTACGGCCACGCCGCGCAGCTGTTCTGGCGGCTACTGGGAGAGCACATCGACGCGTTCTTCGCCGAGCACGGCAGCGCGGTGGAGGCCCACTGGCTGGAGGTGCGGCGCCTCTCGGACGAGCTGGTGGCTCACTCGGTGCCCGCCTTCGTGTGCCGCTATCTGCGGGCGCGGATCGCGGGAAAGGATGCCCCGTGGTTCGTGCGCTCCGAGCGCATGAACCTGGACGAGAAGGCAGCCGACCCGGCACCGAAGGCCATCAGCCCGGTGACCCAGACCGATGTTCCCCAGCCCGGCGAGCTGGAGGCGCTCAAGCAGCTGTGCCGCTACGTCATCTACTTCGCCACGTTCCGGCACGCCTGGGCCAACAACCTCCAGTGGGAGGACGCGGGCGAGGTGCTGTACTCCTGCCTGGGTCTCCGCTGGGGCAAGGAAGGCATCCTCGTGGGCGAGGATGATGCCGAGGTGGCTCCCGCCCCGGATCGAGCCACCGAGATGCTGTGGATCTCCTGGATGTTGTCCAAGACCAACTACGGCTTCATCGTGGCCAACGAAGAGAGTGACGTGCACCCAAGGCTCGCGGAGCTGCTGCGCTCCCACGCCGCGAACTTCGCAGCGTGGGGCCTGGACATCGGGACGGTGAGCTCCCGCATCAACATCTGA
- a CDS encoding lipoxygenase family protein — MTVEYTLTIRTGSRFGAGTNAAISVALVGTEGESEQHTLDKRFHNDFEAGAEDVYTVKTRELGELLLLRFTNPGGVAGDWLLDLVRVTAGERSWYFPYHRWILSGASAEVLEGTARLPQQVRNERAASARLEQLMHRQRMYVWRPAEATAGLPGALDISQERPLPKDELYRGLTDGSYEVVIAKTLAAIKLNLPVLTKAWNGLVDIFHFFKSLELPQLSQRWKDDYEFARQAVQGISPVHIQSITALPQGLRLPEGELRGVLSPGHSLEQALAAKRIFLLDFEILEGIPMFRKVDKDGSEERRWAPAARCLLYLDDTRQLRPIAIQLGRDPEKDPVFTPNDAEHDWLAAKIFVRCSEGNTHQMVGHALRTHFVAEPFVMATMRNLPDPHPVYKLLRRHFRYTLAINEGARKGLLAEGGVFDDFIATGGPDKGHLELGKKGYQRWKLSDNKPRPDFERRGVLDPAVLPYYPYRDDALRLWDAIEEYVGGVLHHFYLSNADLAADTELQAWWADLTQRGLPVEKLPCAELKRVEDLVDILATVIFTVSVQHAAVNYLQYEHYGFVPNAPLCMRQAPPQEKGKLKAEDIIEMIPSKSQTLWQIAIGRALSSFGDDEEYLLHEGGWREDYFQEPELAVIRKRFHERLRAQLAAVKERNSQSEVPYTVLQADRIPCGITV, encoded by the coding sequence ATGACGGTCGAGTACACGCTCACGATTCGCACGGGCTCGCGGTTTGGCGCCGGGACGAACGCTGCGATCTCCGTGGCCTTGGTGGGCACGGAGGGCGAGAGCGAGCAGCACACGTTGGACAAGCGGTTCCACAATGACTTCGAGGCGGGCGCGGAGGACGTCTACACGGTCAAGACCCGCGAGCTGGGCGAGCTGCTGCTGCTGCGGTTCACCAACCCCGGAGGCGTCGCGGGCGATTGGCTCCTGGATCTGGTGCGCGTCACTGCGGGCGAGCGGAGTTGGTATTTTCCCTACCATCGGTGGATCCTGAGCGGCGCCTCGGCCGAGGTCCTCGAGGGCACGGCGCGGCTGCCGCAGCAGGTGCGCAACGAGCGGGCAGCGTCGGCGCGGCTCGAGCAACTGATGCACCGCCAGCGGATGTATGTCTGGCGCCCGGCCGAGGCGACCGCCGGCCTGCCTGGAGCGCTCGACATCAGCCAGGAGCGGCCGCTCCCGAAGGACGAGCTCTACCGGGGCCTGACGGATGGCAGCTACGAGGTCGTCATCGCCAAGACGCTCGCGGCGATCAAGCTGAACCTGCCTGTGCTCACCAAGGCCTGGAACGGGCTGGTGGACATCTTCCACTTCTTCAAGAGCCTTGAGCTGCCGCAGCTGTCCCAGCGGTGGAAGGACGACTACGAGTTCGCTCGCCAGGCCGTGCAGGGGATCAGCCCCGTCCACATCCAGAGCATCACGGCGCTGCCGCAGGGACTCCGGCTGCCGGAGGGGGAGCTGCGCGGGGTGCTCTCGCCGGGCCACTCGCTGGAGCAGGCACTCGCGGCGAAGCGGATCTTCCTGCTCGACTTCGAGATCCTCGAAGGCATCCCCATGTTCCGGAAGGTGGACAAGGACGGGAGCGAGGAGCGGCGCTGGGCGCCGGCGGCCCGGTGCCTCCTGTACCTGGATGACACCCGCCAGCTCCGGCCCATCGCCATCCAGCTCGGCCGGGATCCGGAGAAGGACCCGGTGTTCACGCCCAACGACGCGGAGCACGACTGGCTGGCCGCGAAGATCTTCGTCCGCTGCAGCGAGGGGAACACGCACCAGATGGTGGGGCACGCGCTGCGGACCCACTTCGTGGCGGAGCCGTTCGTCATGGCGACGATGCGCAACCTCCCGGATCCGCACCCCGTCTACAAGCTGCTGCGCCGCCACTTCCGCTACACCCTGGCGATCAACGAGGGAGCGCGCAAAGGCCTGCTCGCCGAGGGCGGCGTGTTCGACGACTTCATCGCTACGGGCGGGCCCGACAAGGGCCACTTGGAGCTCGGCAAGAAGGGCTACCAGCGCTGGAAGCTGTCGGACAACAAGCCGCGGCCGGACTTCGAGCGCCGCGGCGTCCTGGATCCCGCCGTCCTCCCGTACTACCCCTACCGGGACGATGCGCTGCGGCTGTGGGACGCGATCGAGGAGTACGTGGGTGGTGTGCTCCATCACTTTTATCTGTCCAACGCGGACCTCGCGGCTGACACGGAGCTGCAGGCGTGGTGGGCGGACCTCACCCAGCGGGGGCTGCCCGTCGAGAAGCTCCCGTGTGCGGAGCTGAAGCGGGTGGAGGACCTCGTGGACATCCTGGCCACCGTCATCTTCACGGTGAGCGTCCAGCACGCCGCGGTGAACTACCTTCAGTACGAGCACTACGGCTTCGTGCCGAACGCGCCGCTGTGCATGCGTCAGGCGCCGCCCCAGGAGAAGGGGAAGCTGAAGGCGGAAGACATCATCGAGATGATTCCGAGCAAGTCCCAGACGCTCTGGCAGATCGCCATTGGCCGGGCGCTCTCCAGCTTCGGGGATGACGAGGAGTACCTGCTCCACGAGGGCGGGTGGCGCGAGGATTACTTCCAGGAGCCCGAGCTGGCCGTGATCCGCAAGCGGTTCCACGAGCGGCTGCGCGCCCAGCTCGCCGCGGTGAAGGAGCGCAACTCCCAGAGCGAGGTCCCCTACACCGTCCTCCAGGCCGATCGCATCCCCTGCGGCATCACCGTCTGA